Below is a window of Paramagnetospirillum magneticum AMB-1 DNA.
ATAAGCTGTCTCTTTCCGAGATTGCCTAAAGACAAGGATCTTCGATGGCGCGCGTTACGGTTGAAGACTGTGTACTGAAGGTTCCGAACCGCTTCGAACTGGTGTTGATCGCCGGCCAGCGGGCACGGGACATTTCCGCCGGGGCCAAGCTGACGGTGGAGCGCGACAACGACAAGAACCCGGTGGTGGCGCTGCGCGAGATCGCCGACGACACCGTGCCGCTGGATGCCTTGCAGAA
It encodes the following:
- the rpoZ gene encoding DNA-directed RNA polymerase subunit omega, whose translation is MARVTVEDCVLKVPNRFELVLIAGQRARDISAGAKLTVERDNDKNPVVALREIADDTVPLDALQNALIQNLQKHVEVDEPEEDEMEGFIADRDLAFENVANEDEMIEDGMSINDTGADFDVDSGDE